One genomic window of Parabacteroides pacaensis includes the following:
- a CDS encoding GNAT family N-acetyltransferase, which yields MKKGKDMNLQVRFAEKKDVGTIVRLVREGFPKDIIDRMIYGADGIGKYIEIQLEEKSSETRYIITEKKRQVVGFVEYRCLLDSLVLNYIVIDLEFRGKGLASLLLKESIRLLNPAGCRVILDVFDYNTTALRWYEKFGFKPTGTSYWYDLKFGELEKKGNEVYIVNFPQACSLYRNFGFSMLTLRSGQHYYNVGILGRHWLRITQKELLSDPDVLLFLAQKYPERKYFVLLPEKISSESGQGIEIREVVKSYRMECELNAWK from the coding sequence ATGAAGAAAGGAAAGGATATGAATTTGCAGGTTAGGTTTGCGGAAAAAAAGGACGTTGGGACGATTGTACGGTTGGTACGGGAAGGATTTCCAAAAGATATTATTGATAGAATGATATATGGAGCCGACGGCATCGGAAAATATATAGAGATACAGTTGGAGGAAAAAAGTTCGGAGACCCGTTATATCATTACTGAAAAAAAAAGGCAAGTAGTCGGTTTTGTGGAATATCGATGTTTGCTGGATAGTTTGGTATTGAATTATATCGTAATCGACTTGGAATTTAGGGGAAAAGGATTGGCCTCTCTTCTGCTGAAAGAAAGTATACGTTTGTTGAATCCTGCCGGCTGTCGGGTCATATTGGATGTTTTCGATTACAATACAACGGCTTTGCGTTGGTATGAAAAGTTTGGCTTCAAACCGACGGGTACTTCTTACTGGTACGATCTGAAATTCGGAGAATTGGAAAAAAAGGGAAATGAAGTATACATAGTAAATTTTCCGCAGGCTTGTTCCTTGTATAGGAATTTCGGTTTCTCCATGTTGACATTGCGGTCCGGGCAGCACTATTACAATGTGGGTATCTTGGGACGTCATTGGCTAAGAATCACGCAGAAAGAACTGTTGTCGGATCCGGATGTCTTGCTTTTTCTGGCTCAAAAATATCCTGAACGGAAATACTTTGTCCTGTTGCCAGAAAAAATTTCTTCAGAATCGGGACAAGGAATAGAAATTCGGGAAGTTGTCAAAAGTTATAGAATGGAATGTGAATTAAATGCATGGAAATGA
- a CDS encoding DegT/DnrJ/EryC1/StrS family aminotransferase, producing the protein MEMIIEKIASKNNYRRNILFFDRARDGFKRWLEAIREDEKDIVLLPAYIGWSPREGSGVFDPVRESGMRYAFYRMDDRLHIDLADLKQKLEQGNIKVFVLIHYFGHVDPNYGKIIDLAHSYGCLILEDEAHALFTDVIDGKAGRKGDAAIYSLHKMLPVKKGGALVLNGESLYRQAQMDTEVLFSYDLYSIAARRKANVYHLRKLLTDCEGVHSLWKDTEDTETLQTFPVIVEKADRNILYERMNNAGFGVVSLYHTLIEDISRDEFPESYNLSGKILNLPVHQDISEQQLKLLVECLKKIIKESE; encoded by the coding sequence ATGGAAATGATCATTGAAAAAATAGCTTCAAAAAATAATTACCGGAGAAATATCCTGTTTTTCGACCGGGCCCGGGACGGTTTTAAAAGGTGGCTGGAAGCAATCCGGGAAGACGAAAAGGACATAGTTTTATTACCGGCTTATATCGGTTGGTCTCCCCGGGAAGGATCGGGAGTTTTCGATCCGGTAAGAGAATCAGGAATGAGGTATGCCTTTTACCGGATGGACGACCGGTTGCATATCGATCTCGCGGATCTGAAGCAAAAGTTGGAGCAAGGTAATATAAAAGTTTTTGTCCTGATTCATTATTTCGGGCATGTTGATCCCAATTACGGTAAAATCATCGATTTGGCCCATTCCTATGGATGTCTTATTCTGGAAGACGAAGCACATGCACTTTTTACGGATGTGATAGATGGTAAGGCCGGAAGAAAAGGGGATGCAGCTATTTATTCCCTTCATAAAATGTTACCGGTAAAAAAAGGGGGAGCTTTGGTGCTGAACGGGGAGTCTCTCTATCGGCAGGCACAGATGGATACGGAGGTATTGTTTTCTTATGATCTTTACTCGATAGCAGCGCGGAGAAAAGCCAACGTATATCATTTGAGAAAATTGCTGACGGATTGTGAAGGTGTCCATTCTTTGTGGAAGGACACGGAGGACACGGAGACTTTACAGACTTTTCCCGTGATTGTGGAAAAAGCAGACCGGAACATTCTTTATGAGAGGATGAATAATGCCGGTTTTGGGGTGGTAAGCCTCTATCATACTTTGATTGAAGATATTTCTCGCGATGAATTTCCGGAATCGTATAATTTATCTGGAAAGATACTCAATTTACCAGTTCATCAGGATATCTCGGAGCAACAATTGAAGTTGTTGGTAGAATGCCTGAAAAAGATAATTAAAGAATCAGAATAA
- a CDS encoding GNAT family N-acetyltransferase produces MKILNAALEAEKKAWLAIWQKWDGKEVYAHPDYVSLYLDEHSQACCAVSEEKESTVIYPFILRDLSAEPCYETSMEKAYDITTAYGYGGCYMWGTADRRTSATRFYAEFQEWARQNRIVSEFVRFSLDSMTREFYPGCVELNNDNVVVDLTVDKETLWHNFKHKVRKNVNRAMNNQVKVECDLQGENLEAFLEIYYSTMERREADSDYYFPREYFEAIGRDLKGQFAYFHAVFEGKVISTELVLVSDYNIYSFLGGTKEEYFDLRPNDLLKYEIINWGRENGKKRFILGGGYTPHDGIFNYKLTFAPEGIWPFYVGKQIFDPQTYNFLVKNKQALCEACYYEWNSKTSFFPLYRIKF; encoded by the coding sequence ATGAAAATTTTGAATGCAGCCCTTGAGGCCGAAAAAAAAGCGTGGTTAGCGATTTGGCAAAAATGGGACGGTAAGGAAGTGTATGCTCATCCGGACTATGTGTCTTTATATCTGGACGAGCATTCGCAAGCATGTTGTGCCGTATCGGAAGAAAAAGAAAGTACCGTTATTTATCCGTTTATATTAAGGGATTTGAGTGCAGAGCCTTGTTATGAAACTTCTATGGAAAAGGCATACGATATTACAACTGCCTATGGATATGGAGGTTGTTATATGTGGGGGACGGCGGACCGGCGAACTTCGGCAACCCGGTTCTATGCGGAATTTCAGGAATGGGCCCGGCAAAATCGGATTGTCAGTGAATTTGTCCGATTCTCACTTGATTCGATGACAAGAGAATTTTATCCGGGATGTGTGGAACTGAATAATGATAATGTAGTGGTCGATTTGACGGTGGATAAGGAAACTCTGTGGCATAATTTCAAGCATAAAGTTCGCAAGAATGTAAACCGGGCCATGAATAACCAAGTGAAGGTGGAATGTGATTTGCAGGGAGAAAATTTGGAAGCTTTCCTAGAGATATACTATAGTACAATGGAAAGAAGAGAAGCAGACAGCGATTATTATTTCCCTCGGGAGTATTTCGAGGCGATCGGCCGTGATTTGAAAGGACAGTTCGCCTATTTTCATGCTGTTTTCGAAGGAAAGGTTATTTCTACGGAATTAGTGCTGGTTTCGGATTATAATATCTATTCGTTTTTAGGAGGTACGAAAGAGGAATATTTCGATTTGCGTCCCAACGATTTGCTGAAATATGAAATTATTAATTGGGGGCGGGAAAATGGAAAGAAGCGGTTTATATTGGGAGGAGGTTATACTCCTCACGATGGAATTTTCAATTATAAGCTAACCTTTGCTCCTGAAGGCATCTGGCCTTTTTACGTCGGGAAACAGATATTCGACCCGCAGACGTATAATTTTCTGGTAAAGAATAAGCAAGCTTTATGTGAGGCCTGCTATTATGAATGGAATTCGAAAACATCATTCTTTCCTTTATACAGGATAAAATTTTAG
- a CDS encoding DegT/DnrJ/EryC1/StrS family aminotransferase: MNKRIWLSLAHMSGREQKFIKEAFDTNWVVPLGPNVNAFEKELSQYIGENKHVVALSAGTAALHLGLILLDVKPGDEVICQSFTFAASANPIAYQGARPVFVDSEKDTWNMNPIFLEEAIKDRLRKTGKLPKAIIPVHLYGMPAKMDEIVYIADHYGIPILEDAAEALGSEYKGYKCGTFGHYSAFSFNGNKMITTSGGGALICQSKEEAKRVMFYATQARENAPHYQHEKIGYNYRMSNICAGIGRGQMFVLDEHIACRRAIHKLYTEWLKDIPGITVKQNPSADFNSNFWLTCILIDTNKCGVTREDIRLYLEEKNIETRPLWKPMHLQPVFTGAPFYGDGTSEHLFEKGLCLPSGPTLTDEDIRFVVDSIVSKMEIRK, encoded by the coding sequence ATGAATAAACGAATATGGCTTTCTCTTGCCCACATGTCAGGGCGTGAACAAAAGTTTATAAAAGAAGCCTTTGATACCAATTGGGTTGTTCCTTTAGGTCCGAATGTGAATGCATTTGAAAAAGAATTATCTCAATATATTGGAGAAAATAAACATGTTGTAGCATTAAGTGCCGGGACGGCAGCACTTCACTTAGGACTTATTCTCTTGGATGTAAAACCGGGGGATGAAGTAATCTGTCAGAGTTTTACTTTTGCAGCATCTGCTAACCCAATTGCCTACCAGGGAGCAAGGCCTGTATTTGTAGATAGTGAAAAGGATACCTGGAACATGAATCCGATTTTTCTGGAAGAAGCCATTAAAGACAGGTTACGCAAGACGGGCAAACTGCCTAAAGCCATAATTCCGGTGCATTTATATGGCATGCCGGCAAAGATGGACGAGATAGTTTACATTGCAGATCACTACGGCATCCCTATTTTGGAAGATGCTGCCGAAGCGTTAGGCTCGGAGTATAAGGGATACAAATGTGGGACTTTCGGTCATTATTCGGCCTTCTCTTTTAATGGCAATAAGATGATTACTACTTCGGGAGGTGGCGCATTGATTTGTCAGAGTAAGGAAGAAGCAAAGCGGGTTATGTTTTATGCTACCCAAGCCAGAGAAAATGCTCCCCATTATCAACATGAGAAGATTGGATATAATTACCGGATGAGTAATATCTGCGCCGGCATAGGAAGAGGACAGATGTTTGTTTTGGATGAACATATTGCGTGTCGTCGGGCGATTCATAAATTATATACCGAGTGGTTGAAAGATATTCCTGGAATTACTGTAAAGCAGAATCCTTCGGCGGATTTTAATTCCAATTTCTGGTTGACTTGTATTTTGATAGATACTAATAAGTGTGGAGTAACCAGAGAGGATATTCGTTTATATTTGGAAGAAAAGAATATTGAGACGCGTCCTTTATGGAAACCGATGCATTTGCAACCTGTTTTTACCGGTGCTCCCTTTTATGGGGATGGCACCTCGGAACATTTATTTGAAAAGGGGCTGTGTTTACCTTCGGGTCCTACATTAACGGATGAAGATATTCGTTTTGTAGTTGATTCCATTGTGTCTAAAATGGAAATAAGGAAATAA
- a CDS encoding Wzz/FepE/Etk N-terminal domain-containing protein yields the protein MEQESVTQREEQEIDLIALAGKIWKRRKFVFKAAGIGIVVGLVIAFSLPKEYVTGVKLSPENTEVSKTGQLGGLAAMAGINLGGAVGPDALVPDIYPDIVSSTPFLLELINIPVESADGKKKMSFYEYMDEHQKKPWWGYITSAPFKLLGWGVSLFKEKEVSDNDSIDPFHLTKDQEAFIKGIKEKIVVSVDKKSGVITSSVTMQDPLISATVMNVVLENLQNYITDYRTRKAKHDLAFSEKLFKEAKESYFAAQKAYARYVDENHNVILARFKTEEERLRNEMTLAYGVYNQMAQQLEMDKVKVQKVTPVYTVIEPAKVAIKATKPNKPMILIGFVFLSIVISVGYILFGETLLNELKNIKNK from the coding sequence ATGGAACAAGAATCTGTTACTCAAAGGGAAGAACAGGAAATAGATTTGATAGCGCTGGCGGGAAAGATATGGAAAAGGCGCAAATTTGTCTTTAAAGCGGCCGGGATAGGAATAGTAGTAGGTTTAGTTATAGCCTTTAGCCTTCCTAAAGAATATGTAACGGGAGTCAAGTTAAGTCCAGAGAATACCGAGGTAAGCAAAACGGGTCAACTAGGAGGCTTGGCTGCGATGGCAGGAATTAACTTAGGAGGAGCTGTAGGCCCGGATGCTTTGGTGCCGGATATTTATCCTGATATTGTCTCGAGTACTCCTTTTTTGTTGGAATTGATAAACATCCCAGTAGAAAGTGCGGATGGGAAAAAGAAGATGAGCTTTTACGAGTATATGGATGAGCATCAGAAAAAGCCTTGGTGGGGATACATTACTTCTGCCCCCTTTAAATTGTTAGGCTGGGGTGTTTCTTTGTTTAAGGAAAAGGAAGTAAGCGATAATGATTCTATTGATCCGTTTCATTTAACAAAAGATCAGGAAGCATTCATTAAGGGCATTAAGGAAAAGATTGTAGTAAGTGTGGATAAGAAGTCTGGCGTAATAACTTCTTCTGTCACCATGCAGGATCCGCTAATTTCTGCTACTGTTATGAATGTTGTTTTAGAAAATCTTCAAAACTATATAACGGATTACAGAACTCGTAAAGCCAAGCATGACCTGGCTTTTAGTGAAAAGCTATTCAAAGAAGCGAAGGAATCTTATTTTGCCGCGCAAAAGGCTTATGCTAGGTATGTAGATGAAAATCATAATGTCATCTTAGCTCGGTTTAAAACGGAAGAAGAGCGTTTACGCAATGAAATGACGTTGGCTTATGGAGTTTATAACCAGATGGCGCAGCAATTGGAGATGGATAAAGTAAAGGTGCAGAAGGTAACCCCTGTATATACTGTTATCGAGCCTGCTAAAGTAGCTATTAAAGCTACAAAACCCAATAAACCGATGATTTTAATAGGCTTTGTTTTTTTGTCGATAGTAATAAGCGTAGGTTATATCCTCTTTGGAGAGACCTTGCTTAATGAATTAAAGAACATAAAAAATAAGTAG
- a CDS encoding helix-turn-helix domain-containing protein: protein MKDSYKEIVRSVPNSDCAFKYIELGRGVSLPSWDKEKNLLLFVLEGKLKLSIGEASFRFLQKGSFVLLSKGEAFKGTGMQPDTRLVIFLFNRVDTVWTSTKIKKLLDASDKKAGKPHEPLSIVRPLEMFLKLIVLYTEEKNIDKSFYANKESELLSLLYTFYSSEELGRMFYPLLHTNLDFKSFVEANYLKVESASELADLAGCSLVTLNRKFKEYFQDTAYQWIIKNKMVLILKRLQTPSGSLAEIAKEFGFYSGSELNRFCQRQFGTSALKLRKQAIGKKTVRKV from the coding sequence ATGAAAGACTCATATAAAGAAATCGTACGCAGTGTCCCCAATAGCGATTGTGCATTTAAATACATAGAATTAGGACGCGGCGTATCTCTGCCCTCTTGGGATAAGGAAAAGAACCTGTTGTTGTTTGTATTGGAAGGGAAATTAAAGCTTTCTATCGGTGAGGCTTCTTTCCGCTTTTTACAGAAAGGAAGCTTTGTTTTGCTTTCCAAGGGAGAGGCTTTTAAAGGGACAGGGATGCAGCCGGATACCCGTTTGGTGATTTTCCTTTTTAACCGGGTGGATACGGTGTGGACTTCCACAAAAATCAAAAAGCTCCTGGATGCCTCGGATAAAAAAGCCGGAAAGCCCCATGAGCCGTTGTCGATAGTTCGTCCTTTAGAAATGTTTTTAAAGCTAATTGTTCTTTACACGGAAGAAAAAAATATAGACAAATCCTTTTACGCCAATAAAGAAAGCGAACTGTTATCGCTACTTTACACTTTTTATTCCTCCGAGGAGTTAGGTAGGATGTTTTATCCTCTTTTACACACCAATCTGGACTTTAAAAGTTTTGTGGAGGCGAATTACCTGAAAGTGGAAAGCGCTTCGGAATTAGCGGATCTCGCCGGTTGTAGCCTAGTAACCTTAAATCGTAAATTCAAGGAATATTTCCAGGATACGGCTTACCAGTGGATCATAAAAAACAAAATGGTATTGATCTTAAAGCGTCTTCAAACTCCTTCGGGATCTTTGGCAGAGATTGCGAAAGAGTTCGGTTTTTATTCGGGTTCGGAGTTAAATCGTTTTTGCCAGCGTCAGTTCGGTACTTCTGCTTTAAAACTTCGCAAGCAGGCTATCGGGAAAAAGACGGTTCGCAAAGTGTAG